From the genome of Ectobacillus sp. JY-23, one region includes:
- a CDS encoding M42 family metallopeptidase, translated as MQIDEQRIVQYIRDLVEIPSPSGYTEEAIAYVATFMNKHNVPFEITKKGALLATLSGKDKTRHRLLTAHVDTLGAMVKEIKSDGRLKLTMVGGFRWNSVEGEYCTIHTANGTTYTGTILVHQTSVHVYKNAGDVKRDEDHIEVRLDAAVKSKAETEQLGIHVGDFVSFDPRFQIAGDFIKSRHLDDKASVGILLHLIEVIQEGELDLPYTIHILISNNEEIGYGGNSNIPAETVEYIAVDMGAIGDGQATDEYTVSICAKDSSGPYHYKLRQHLTNLAITNDIGYKVDIYPFYGSDASAAIRAGYDIRHGLIGPGIDASHAFERTHVSALRHTTHLLWRYIYSPMF; from the coding sequence ATGCAAATTGATGAGCAACGCATTGTACAATACATAAGAGACCTTGTAGAAATTCCTAGCCCTTCTGGTTATACAGAAGAAGCTATTGCATATGTGGCGACCTTTATGAACAAACATAACGTCCCATTTGAAATTACGAAAAAAGGGGCATTGCTGGCAACGCTCTCTGGTAAAGACAAGACACGACATCGCCTGCTTACAGCCCATGTCGATACTCTTGGTGCCATGGTGAAAGAAATTAAAAGTGATGGCCGACTTAAACTAACAATGGTAGGGGGATTTCGTTGGAACTCTGTAGAGGGTGAATATTGTACGATTCACACTGCAAATGGTACAACATACACAGGTACAATTCTTGTACATCAAACTTCTGTTCATGTGTATAAAAATGCAGGTGATGTAAAGCGTGACGAAGATCATATTGAAGTTCGACTAGATGCAGCGGTAAAGTCTAAGGCAGAAACAGAGCAACTAGGCATTCATGTGGGGGATTTCGTATCGTTTGATCCACGCTTTCAAATTGCAGGTGACTTTATTAAATCGAGACATTTAGATGATAAAGCAAGTGTTGGGATTTTACTTCACCTAATAGAAGTCATTCAAGAAGGCGAGTTAGATTTACCTTACACAATACATATTTTAATATCAAATAATGAAGAAATCGGTTATGGTGGTAACTCTAACATTCCAGCTGAGACAGTCGAGTACATAGCTGTTGATATGGGAGCAATTGGTGATGGACAAGCAACAGATGAATATACAGTTTCTATTTGTGCCAAAGATTCGAGTGGACCATATCATTATAAACTGCGTCAGCATTTGACAAACTTGGCCATTACAAATGATATTGGATATAAAGTAGATATTTATCCGTTTTATGGTTCCGATGCTTCAGCTGCGATTCGCGCAGGTTACGATATTAGACATGGATTGATCGGTCCAGGCATCGATGCTTCACATGCTTTTGAACGTACGCACGTTTCTGCTCTGCGTCATACAACACATCTATTGTGGCGATATATATACTCTCCTATGTTTTAG
- a CDS encoding PHB depolymerase family esterase: MINEQERSSRLSRNFMERIYRERKYRLYVPDNCTYPSPLIVMLHGCTQDSIQFAAATNMNALAEKEKFFVMYPEQTTGANPNKCWNWFDAAHQTREKGEPALIAGMVEDVKRDYDIAHDKVFVAGLSAGGAMSVILGVAYADVFTAIAVCSGLEYKAAPSILHAYSAMRRGGPLPAQQGDLAYAAMGMKKVIPVIVFHGMADRTVHPCNGHQVAMQWVRTNSNHSKYRMLPPEVTVYPIEGRHHYNHTIYRDSTGRSIVEEYMVENMGHVWSGGNKMESFTDEQGPDATQIIWEFFKKAFS, from the coding sequence GTGATAAATGAACAAGAACGGTCGTCCCGCTTAAGTCGAAATTTTATGGAGAGGATTTACAGGGAGCGAAAGTATAGATTGTATGTTCCTGATAACTGCACGTATCCATCTCCACTTATCGTTATGCTACACGGTTGTACACAGGATTCTATACAATTTGCCGCAGCTACAAACATGAATGCATTAGCTGAAAAAGAAAAATTTTTTGTTATGTATCCAGAACAAACAACAGGAGCAAATCCAAATAAATGCTGGAATTGGTTTGACGCTGCTCACCAAACAAGAGAAAAAGGGGAACCTGCTCTTATTGCTGGAATGGTGGAGGATGTGAAGCGGGATTATGATATTGCTCATGATAAAGTGTTTGTGGCTGGATTATCTGCGGGGGGAGCCATGAGTGTTATTTTAGGCGTAGCATATGCGGATGTATTTACAGCCATTGCGGTATGTTCTGGACTTGAATATAAAGCAGCGCCTAGTATTTTGCATGCATACAGCGCTATGAGAAGAGGAGGACCGCTACCGGCTCAGCAGGGAGACCTTGCGTATGCGGCAATGGGGATGAAAAAAGTAATTCCGGTTATTGTCTTTCATGGCATGGCAGATCGAACTGTTCATCCATGCAATGGCCATCAAGTTGCTATGCAGTGGGTGCGTACCAACAGCAATCATTCCAAGTATCGCATGCTGCCACCAGAAGTAACTGTCTATCCAATAGAAGGCAGACATCACTACAACCATACCATATATCGTGATAGCACGGGACGAAGTATAGTAGAGGAATATATGGTTGAAAACATGGGGCATGTATGGTCTGGTGGAAATAAAATGGAGTCTTTTACAGATGAACAAGGACCTGATGCTACACAAATAATTTGGGAGTTTTTTAAAAAAGCATTTTCGTAA
- a CDS encoding Na+/H+ antiporter family protein, with product MNAVLVAVIVMLILSLLRVHIVLALVIGAFTGGIIGGLGVQDTISVFTEGLGSNASIALSYALLGAFAVTLSKTGLPDALIDVAIRLVGKEGDSKRKTYSKVLILLIILMISCFSQNIIPVHIAFIPILIPPLLKVLNELEVDRRLVASVITFGLITPYMWIPAGFGTIFHQIMQTNMKESGMNIDIDMIPKAMTIPSLGMIVGLLIAVFITYRKPRQYETINVATEQERVLYTNKSILIAMISVVVTLVVQLQTDSMIFGALAGTTILVAAGVLKVKESEQVLTDGMRMMSFIGFVMISAAGFSAVLRKTGDVESLVKTSVELIGDNKLLAAFLMLAIGLLITMGIGSSFSTIPILTTIFVPLCMQLGFSEMATIAIIGAAGALGDAGSPASDSTLGPTAGLNADGQHNHIWDTCVPTFVHYNIPVLIFGVIAAMVL from the coding sequence TTGAATGCAGTTTTAGTTGCAGTAATAGTTATGTTAATTTTGAGTTTACTACGAGTGCACATTGTATTGGCGCTTGTCATTGGTGCTTTTACCGGTGGTATCATTGGTGGGCTTGGTGTGCAGGATACGATTTCTGTATTTACCGAAGGGCTTGGCTCTAACGCGAGCATCGCGCTCAGTTACGCGTTACTTGGTGCATTTGCAGTCACACTCTCTAAAACAGGGTTACCAGATGCGCTCATTGATGTGGCCATTCGCTTAGTGGGCAAAGAGGGAGATTCAAAACGTAAAACATATTCAAAAGTATTAATTTTACTGATTATATTAATGATATCATGCTTCTCGCAAAATATTATCCCGGTGCACATTGCATTTATTCCAATTTTAATTCCGCCTTTGTTGAAAGTATTAAATGAATTAGAAGTGGACAGACGTCTGGTAGCTAGTGTTATTACTTTTGGACTTATTACACCTTATATGTGGATTCCTGCTGGATTCGGTACAATCTTTCACCAAATCATGCAAACTAATATGAAAGAAAGCGGTATGAATATCGATATAGATATGATTCCAAAAGCAATGACAATTCCATCGCTTGGTATGATTGTTGGATTGCTCATTGCAGTATTTATTACGTATCGTAAGCCAAGACAATATGAAACTATTAACGTTGCAACTGAGCAAGAACGAGTGTTATATACAAACAAAAGTATTCTCATTGCAATGATCTCTGTTGTAGTAACATTAGTTGTACAACTGCAGACCGATTCTATGATTTTTGGGGCATTGGCCGGTACTACTATTTTAGTTGCTGCAGGCGTACTGAAAGTAAAAGAGTCTGAGCAAGTGTTAACAGATGGTATGCGCATGATGTCGTTTATAGGATTTGTTATGATATCGGCTGCTGGATTTAGCGCAGTTCTGCGTAAAACAGGAGATGTAGAATCTCTTGTGAAAACGAGTGTAGAGCTGATTGGAGATAATAAATTGTTAGCTGCATTTCTTATGCTTGCAATTGGTTTACTGATTACAATGGGTATTGGTTCTTCGTTCTCAACTATCCCAATTTTAACAACAATCTTTGTGCCGTTGTGTATGCAACTGGGCTTTAGTGAAATGGCTACCATCGCAATCATTGGTGCTGCAGGTGCACTAGGTGACGCTGGTTCACCAGCTTCAGATAGTACGCTTGGTCCAACAGCGGGATTAAATGCGGATGGGCAGCATAATCATATTTGGGATACCTGTGTACCAACTTTTGTACACTACAACATTCCTGTTTTAATTTTTGGTGTTATTGCTGCAATGGTGTTATAA
- a CDS encoding Fur-regulated basic protein FbpA — protein MNILRKLIENQKRFYIEKLLEAGVYKTSDDHLYEKTLSELAQVYESYQSIQRKWK, from the coding sequence ATGAACATACTGCGTAAGCTTATTGAAAATCAGAAGCGTTTTTACATTGAGAAACTGTTAGAGGCGGGTGTTTATAAAACTTCAGACGATCACTTGTACGAAAAGACACTAAGTGAACTGGCACAAGTATATGAGTCGTATCAAAGTATACAAAGAAAGTGGAAATGA
- a CDS encoding MerR family transcriptional regulator — protein sequence MSESYKHKKVITIGTVSEITGLTERQIRYYEERRLIFPERSQRGTRKYSFHDIEQLMEIVEKMEDGVQTFEIRQEMLKKEKKRDERKIRDEMIRGQLNARFGIQQSP from the coding sequence ATGTCTGAATCCTATAAACACAAGAAGGTCATTACTATCGGCACAGTTAGTGAAATTACAGGTTTGACAGAACGACAAATTCGATATTACGAAGAAAGAAGGCTGATTTTTCCTGAACGCTCGCAACGAGGAACACGTAAATATTCCTTTCACGATATTGAGCAACTAATGGAGATTGTTGAGAAGATGGAAGACGGTGTACAAACATTTGAAATACGCCAGGAAATGCTAAAAAAAGAGAAAAAACGTGATGAACGCAAGATACGTGATGAAATGATACGTGGACAGTTGAATGCCAGGTTTGGCATTCAACAATCTCCATAA
- a CDS encoding glutamine--tRNA ligase/YqeY domain fusion protein, protein MEHNASNFIRNIVKEDLETGKHDHIITRFPPEPNGYLHIGHAKSIVLNFELADEFGGKTNLRFDDTNPLKEDIEFVNSIKEDVKWLGFEWDGLFFASNYFDEMYNRAVLLIKKGLAYVDDLTAEEIREYRGTLTAPGKESPYRNRSVTENLDLFKRMRDGEFGDGEKVLRAKIDMTSPNINLRDPVMYRIAHATHHNTGNKWCIYPMYAFAHPLEDALEDVTHSICTLEFEDQRPLYNWFIENCEMESKPQQIEFGRLNLTNTVMSKRKLKQLVEEGYVDGWDDPRMPTISGLRRRGYTPEAIRTFCREIGVAKTTGIVDTAMLEHFVREDLKLKAPRTMGVVRPLKVVITNYPEGQVEWLDAEINPENPEMGMRKIPFSREIYIEQDDFMENPPKKYFRLFPGNEVRLKHAYFIKCEEVIKDENGNVIELRCTYDPETKSGTGFTGRKVKGTLHWVEATQAVPAEFRLYEPLILDEEKEGTTFLENVNPNSLQILQGFIEPNMREVKAQDKFQFFRHGYFNVDPKHTTSKKPVFNLIVSLKSSFKL, encoded by the coding sequence GTGGAACATAACGCTTCTAATTTTATTAGAAACATTGTAAAAGAAGATTTAGAAACTGGGAAGCACGATCATATTATTACACGTTTCCCGCCAGAACCAAACGGATATTTACATATCGGACATGCCAAGTCTATCGTGCTGAATTTTGAGCTGGCAGATGAATTTGGCGGCAAAACAAATTTACGCTTTGATGATACCAATCCGTTAAAAGAAGATATCGAATTTGTTAACTCCATTAAAGAAGATGTAAAATGGCTTGGCTTTGAATGGGACGGGTTATTTTTCGCATCAAATTACTTTGATGAAATGTACAATCGCGCTGTTCTTCTTATTAAAAAGGGCTTAGCCTATGTTGATGATTTAACAGCAGAGGAAATTCGCGAATATCGTGGCACATTAACTGCACCTGGAAAGGAAAGCCCCTATCGCAATCGATCTGTTACAGAAAATCTAGATTTATTCAAACGCATGCGCGATGGAGAATTTGGTGACGGTGAAAAGGTGCTTCGCGCTAAAATTGATATGACTTCTCCTAATATTAACTTACGTGACCCTGTTATGTATCGCATTGCACATGCAACGCACCATAACACGGGGAATAAGTGGTGCATTTATCCAATGTATGCATTTGCACACCCACTTGAAGACGCACTGGAGGATGTTACACACTCCATTTGTACACTAGAATTTGAAGATCAACGTCCTCTTTACAACTGGTTTATCGAGAATTGCGAGATGGAAAGCAAGCCGCAACAAATTGAATTTGGTCGCTTAAATTTAACAAATACTGTAATGAGTAAGCGGAAATTAAAGCAACTTGTGGAAGAAGGCTATGTAGATGGCTGGGATGATCCGCGCATGCCGACTATTTCGGGGCTTCGCCGCCGCGGTTACACACCGGAAGCAATTCGTACATTCTGCCGTGAAATTGGTGTTGCCAAAACAACGGGCATTGTAGATACAGCAATGCTGGAGCACTTTGTACGTGAAGATTTGAAATTAAAAGCGCCGCGCACAATGGGTGTTGTACGCCCGCTCAAAGTTGTTATTACGAACTATCCAGAGGGTCAAGTAGAATGGCTAGATGCTGAAATTAATCCAGAAAACCCTGAGATGGGTATGCGTAAAATTCCATTTTCTCGTGAAATTTATATTGAACAAGATGACTTTATGGAGAATCCGCCTAAAAAGTATTTCCGCCTCTTCCCAGGCAATGAGGTACGCTTAAAACATGCTTACTTCATCAAATGTGAAGAAGTCATTAAGGATGAGAATGGAAATGTCATCGAATTACGTTGCACATATGATCCAGAAACCAAAAGTGGAACAGGCTTTACCGGCCGAAAAGTAAAAGGAACATTACACTGGGTAGAAGCTACACAAGCTGTACCTGCAGAATTCCGTCTGTATGAGCCACTTATTTTAGACGAAGAAAAAGAAGGCACAACATTCCTCGAGAATGTGAATCCAAATTCATTGCAAATTCTGCAAGGCTTTATTGAGCCGAATATGAGAGAAGTAAA